In Nostoc sp. UHCC 0926, a single genomic region encodes these proteins:
- a CDS encoding NblA/ycf18 family protein → MNQPMKLSLEQQFSICSFSTQVQNMSHDQAKDFLVKLYEQMVVREATYQELLKHQWGLDSGSTMA, encoded by the coding sequence ATGAACCAACCAATGAAACTATCCTTGGAACAGCAATTCAGCATCTGCTCATTTTCTACTCAGGTGCAAAATATGAGCCACGATCAAGCTAAAGATTTTTTAGTCAAGCTATATGAGCAAATGGTCGTGCGCGAGGCAACTTATCAAGAACTTCTTAAGCACCAGTGGGGCTTAGATTCCGGTTCCACTATGGCATAG
- a CDS encoding DUF6825 family protein, translating into MSNPLVQAFFVGRAVAEVVNERLEVALTDALSDLGKFDAEAREQLRQFTEEVLERANRSAEVANAGQPTTGSGQANSDSGDLQADIDELRAEIALLRTELQHYRRTSA; encoded by the coding sequence ATGAGTAACCCCCTTGTACAAGCCTTTTTCGTAGGCAGAGCGGTAGCTGAAGTAGTTAATGAGCGTTTAGAGGTCGCCTTGACCGATGCTTTGAGTGATCTGGGCAAATTTGATGCCGAAGCTAGAGAGCAGTTGCGCCAGTTTACAGAAGAAGTCCTAGAGCGGGCAAATCGGTCAGCAGAAGTTGCTAATGCTGGTCAACCTACCACAGGTAGTGGGCAAGCTAATTCTGATTCAGGTGACTTGCAAGCAGATATTGATGAATTACGAGCAGAAATTGCCCTGTTACGAACAGAATTGCAACATTATCGCCGAACTTCTGCATAA
- a CDS encoding ABC1 kinase family protein, protein MEQGYSDKAYRWNREKYSSRRRFVDIWSFVLTLLFKLWLYNKSWSYPGGVTEAKQAARRKTQAVWIRNTLLDLGPTFIKVGQLFSTRADIFPGEYVEELAKLQDKVPAFSYEQVEATIEKELGKKIPELFHNFEPIPLAAASLGQVHKAVLHTGESVVVKVQRPGLKKLFEIDLQILKGITRYFQNHPKWGRGRDWLGIYEECCRILWEEIDYLNEGRNADTFRRNFRGYDWVNVPRIYWRYATSRVLTLEYLPGIKISQYEALEAAGLDRKAIARQGAQAYLLQLLNSGFFHADPHPGNIAISASGALIFYDFGMMGRIKANVREGLMQTLFGIAQKDGDRVVQSLIDLGAIAPTDDMGPVRRSVQYMLDHFMDKPFENQSVAAISDDLYEIAYNQPFRFPATFTFVMRAFSTLEGVGKGLDPEFNFMEVAKPYAMQLMTDMNGSEGNSFLNELSRQAAQVSSTAFGLPRRLEDTLEKLERGDMRLRVRSIETERLLRRQSSIQLSISYALLISGFTLSATILVVNNYLWWALVPGLIAAGLSVILIRLLLRLDRYDRMY, encoded by the coding sequence ATGGAACAAGGTTATTCAGATAAGGCATACCGTTGGAATCGGGAAAAATACTCTAGCAGACGGCGTTTTGTGGACATTTGGTCTTTTGTCTTGACCTTATTGTTCAAACTTTGGCTATACAACAAATCTTGGAGTTATCCAGGTGGTGTGACTGAGGCAAAGCAAGCTGCAAGACGCAAAACCCAAGCAGTCTGGATTCGCAATACCCTGCTGGATTTAGGTCCAACCTTTATCAAAGTTGGGCAACTGTTTTCTACCCGTGCTGATATATTCCCTGGTGAATATGTAGAAGAACTAGCCAAGTTACAAGACAAAGTACCGGCATTTAGCTATGAACAAGTAGAAGCGACGATTGAGAAAGAACTAGGCAAGAAAATTCCTGAACTCTTCCATAATTTTGAACCTATTCCCTTAGCTGCTGCTAGCTTGGGGCAAGTACACAAAGCTGTGCTGCATACTGGGGAATCGGTTGTTGTCAAGGTGCAACGTCCTGGACTAAAGAAGTTATTTGAAATAGATTTACAAATTCTCAAGGGAATTACCCGCTACTTTCAAAACCATCCTAAATGGGGACGGGGGCGAGATTGGTTGGGTATTTATGAAGAGTGTTGCCGCATTCTTTGGGAAGAAATTGATTATCTTAACGAAGGTCGTAACGCCGATACTTTTCGCCGGAACTTTCGCGGCTACGATTGGGTGAATGTCCCAAGAATATACTGGCGTTACGCCACTTCTAGAGTACTGACCTTGGAATATCTCCCTGGAATTAAAATTAGCCAGTATGAAGCTTTAGAAGCAGCGGGTTTGGATCGAAAGGCGATCGCTCGTCAAGGTGCTCAAGCCTACTTACTACAGTTACTCAATAGTGGCTTTTTCCACGCCGACCCCCACCCAGGCAATATTGCCATTAGTGCAAGTGGTGCTTTGATATTCTACGATTTCGGCATGATGGGGCGGATTAAAGCCAACGTCCGCGAAGGATTGATGCAAACACTATTTGGTATTGCCCAAAAAGACGGCGATCGCGTTGTTCAGTCTCTGATCGATTTAGGCGCGATCGCCCCAACGGATGACATGGGCCCAGTGCGACGTTCCGTCCAGTATATGCTGGATCATTTCATGGATAAGCCCTTTGAAAATCAATCGGTCGCGGCAATCAGTGACGACCTTTACGAAATAGCTTATAATCAGCCATTTAGATTTCCTGCAACCTTCACTTTTGTGATGCGAGCCTTTTCTACTTTAGAAGGGGTAGGCAAAGGTTTAGATCCAGAGTTTAACTTTATGGAAGTTGCCAAACCATATGCAATGCAGCTTATGACCGATATGAATGGTTCTGAGGGGAATAGCTTTCTTAACGAATTAAGTCGTCAAGCAGCTCAGGTAAGTAGTACTGCGTTCGGTCTACCACGTAGGTTAGAGGATACCTTAGAGAAGCTAGAACGGGGAGACATGCGCCTGCGCGTTCGGTCTATAGAAACTGAACGGCTGTTGCGGCGCCAAAGCAGTATTCAGCTCTCAATAAGCTATGCTCTGTTAATCAGTGGTTTCACACTTTCAGCTACGATCTTAGTGGTTAACAATTATCTATGGTGGGCACTAGTGCCTGGTTTAATTGCAGCAGGGCTTTCAGTGATCCTGATCCGACTACTTTTACGCCTAGACCGTTACGATCGGATGTATTAA
- a CDS encoding glycosyltransferase family 2 protein, whose translation MNPKVSVIIPAYNTEAYIAKAIESALEQTLTDIEVIVVDDGSSDKTVEIVKSFTDQRLKLIVNQQNLGVSAARNRALRAAQGEWIAVLDSDDWYAPERLEKLVLLAEETNADMIADDPYLIKDGATSPWSTLIQESGEHIDKILQIDLIYFVETDIYGKAGLRLGLSKPIFKREFLVKHGIDYDETISIAEDFWLDLKCLINGARFFIVPEPYYFYRSRPISLVRQSILLRLNQYISATNSFMQQEVVKKNPALMHALSYNLAVYQKNLAYFQVVVPIKQGKWLTALRKMGENPYFFPDFLSRFNTIIERRIQYYVRGNKSVYDMSYNLNKKRKATN comes from the coding sequence GTGAATCCTAAAGTATCTGTAATTATCCCTGCTTACAATACTGAAGCTTATATTGCCAAGGCAATAGAGTCAGCCTTAGAGCAAACGCTCACTGATATTGAAGTTATCGTGGTCGATGATGGTTCAAGTGATAAAACTGTAGAAATCGTTAAAAGTTTTACTGACCAACGTCTCAAACTAATAGTTAATCAACAAAACCTTGGGGTTTCTGCTGCGCGTAATCGTGCTCTCAGAGCAGCCCAAGGAGAATGGATTGCTGTTCTTGATTCAGATGACTGGTATGCTCCCGAAAGATTAGAAAAACTTGTGTTGCTGGCAGAGGAAACAAATGCAGACATGATTGCTGACGATCCTTATTTAATCAAAGATGGTGCTACATCTCCTTGGAGTACATTGATTCAAGAAAGTGGAGAACATATAGATAAAATTCTCCAAATTGATCTCATTTATTTTGTGGAAACTGATATTTATGGAAAAGCAGGATTGCGTCTTGGTTTAAGCAAGCCTATATTCAAACGAGAATTTCTGGTTAAGCACGGCATTGATTACGATGAAACCATCAGCATAGCTGAGGACTTTTGGCTTGATCTGAAATGCTTAATCAATGGCGCTCGCTTTTTTATTGTGCCAGAACCCTATTATTTCTACCGCTCACGCCCTATTTCTCTTGTACGTCAAAGCATATTGTTACGTCTAAATCAATACATAAGTGCTACTAATTCTTTCATGCAACAAGAAGTTGTGAAAAAAAATCCAGCTTTAATGCATGCTCTGTCTTATAATCTTGCAGTTTATCAGAAAAATCTAGCTTACTTTCAAGTTGTAGTGCCTATAAAGCAAGGAAAATGGTTAACAGCATTAAGAAAAATGGGAGAAAACCCCTACTTTTTCCCTGATTTTCTTTCCCGATTTAACACTATTATCGAACGTCGAATTCAATACTATGTGAGGGGTAATAAATCAGTTTATGACATGTCTTATAACCTAAATAAAAAACGAAAAGCTACCAATTAG
- a CDS encoding serine/threonine-protein kinase, whose translation MSDPNIGRLLSKRYQLQELIGTGAMGRVYRAKDTLLGGVPVAVKFLALSIQNEKMRLQDRFEREAKTCALLGQKSIHIVRVMDYGVDDNNTPFYVMEYLQGQSLNNIIRKQRLPLPRFLSMARQLSLGLQCAHDGIPVEGTICPIIHRDVKPSNILVIQDASFGELVKVLDFGIAKLLQSDGDHTKFYLGTLAYSSPEQMEGKELDNRADIYSLGIMMFEMLTGKMPLVVPSHSFGAWYKTHHYQKPRSFAEVAPGLELPKEIENLVISCLAKVARDRPQSITEILKVLASLEKPEHTREIKQDHPLVPATTVSTELEQKTKADLQVSWSNDEIARAISWPQNKPIADIVFPHPIHTNGEILPALWVMLPQEEIQKRLVCTRYNQFLFISIPHPMLLWITVIYNHKHSAKWFPYYLDLKTSLGQEITRLLQHTGYYRLLFFTRETPNSCTHILLSSVASAQRQRLQEWVAMSNTMMSSADPQISKSLLKSEYEKIKPQILAKLESIDTDSAYEFSS comes from the coding sequence ATGTCAGACCCCAACATTGGTCGCTTACTCAGCAAACGCTACCAACTCCAGGAGTTAATCGGTACTGGAGCAATGGGTCGAGTTTATCGTGCTAAAGATACCTTGTTGGGAGGTGTACCTGTTGCAGTTAAGTTTCTGGCGCTATCAATCCAAAATGAAAAGATGCGATTGCAAGACCGTTTTGAGCGAGAAGCAAAAACCTGTGCCTTACTAGGGCAAAAAAGCATCCACATTGTCCGAGTCATGGACTATGGCGTAGACGACAATAACACTCCGTTCTACGTCATGGAATACCTACAAGGACAAAGCCTGAACAATATTATTCGCAAGCAACGACTGCCTTTACCAAGATTCCTGAGTATGGCGCGTCAACTCAGCCTGGGGTTGCAGTGCGCTCATGATGGCATCCCAGTTGAGGGTACTATTTGCCCAATTATCCATCGGGATGTCAAGCCAAGCAATATACTGGTGATTCAAGATGCCAGTTTCGGAGAATTGGTCAAAGTTCTAGATTTTGGGATTGCAAAGTTATTACAGTCAGATGGCGATCATACAAAATTCTATTTGGGGACATTGGCTTATTCTTCTCCCGAACAGATGGAGGGTAAAGAATTAGACAACCGTGCTGATATTTATAGTTTGGGAATTATGATGTTTGAGATGCTCACAGGCAAAATGCCACTGGTAGTCCCATCTCATTCTTTTGGAGCATGGTATAAAACACATCACTATCAAAAACCACGTTCTTTTGCTGAGGTTGCGCCTGGATTAGAATTACCAAAAGAAATCGAAAATTTGGTGATCAGCTGTCTAGCTAAAGTAGCACGCGATCGCCCCCAAAGTATCACTGAAATCCTAAAAGTTTTAGCGTCTCTAGAAAAGCCTGAGCATACACGCGAAATTAAGCAAGATCATCCGCTAGTTCCTGCTACTACAGTCAGCACTGAGCTTGAACAAAAGACAAAAGCCGATTTGCAGGTATCCTGGTCAAACGATGAAATCGCTCGTGCCATTTCCTGGCCTCAAAATAAACCAATTGCCGATATTGTCTTTCCCCACCCCATTCATACCAATGGAGAGATTTTACCAGCCCTGTGGGTGATGCTACCGCAAGAAGAAATTCAAAAGCGCTTAGTGTGTACCCGCTATAACCAATTTCTGTTCATCTCTATTCCCCATCCGATGCTGCTATGGATTACTGTCATCTACAACCACAAACATAGTGCTAAATGGTTCCCTTATTACCTTGATCTCAAAACCAGCCTTGGTCAAGAAATTACTCGATTACTACAGCACACAGGTTATTACCGCCTGTTATTCTTTACACGAGAAACACCAAATAGCTGTACCCATATCTTACTTTCTAGCGTCGCTTCTGCCCAGCGCCAACGACTGCAAGAGTGGGTCGCAATGAGCAATACAATGATGTCCTCTGCCGACCCGCAAATTAGTAAAAGCTTACTCAAAAGCGAGTACGAAAAGATTAAGCCTCAAATTCTGGCAAAACTGGAAAGTATTGATACAGATTCTGCATACGAGTTTTCCAGCTAG
- a CDS encoding PP2C family protein-serine/threonine phosphatase, protein MKLNFTGFTDPGLIRSNNQDNYHIDPEGRFFVVADGMGGHAGGEEASRIATGEIQAYLLANWQSSKSSQELLEQALWGANEAILQDQQNHPERGDMGTTVVAVIFRSPESPWCAHVGDSRLYRFRESQLEQITEDHTWVARAIKIGDITLDEARLHPFRHVLSRCLGREDLHQIDVQPLDVKVGDRLLLCSDGLTEELVEQKIASCLQDSPWLVDKVAISLVEAAKEHGGHDNITVVIVSLD, encoded by the coding sequence ATGAAACTTAATTTCACGGGTTTTACCGATCCGGGACTTATTCGTTCTAATAATCAGGATAATTACCATATCGACCCAGAGGGACGGTTTTTCGTTGTTGCCGATGGTATGGGTGGTCATGCCGGAGGTGAGGAAGCAAGTCGGATTGCCACTGGAGAAATTCAGGCATATTTGCTGGCAAATTGGCAATCTTCTAAATCTTCTCAAGAATTGCTAGAGCAAGCTTTGTGGGGTGCCAATGAAGCGATTTTGCAGGATCAGCAAAATCATCCCGAACGCGGCGACATGGGTACAACGGTTGTAGCGGTAATTTTTCGCTCCCCAGAGTCGCCTTGGTGCGCTCATGTTGGCGATTCGCGGCTGTATCGCTTCCGAGAGTCGCAATTAGAACAGATCACAGAAGACCACACTTGGGTAGCACGGGCAATCAAAATAGGTGACATCACCTTAGATGAAGCACGATTACATCCTTTTCGTCATGTATTATCGCGCTGTTTGGGGCGTGAAGACTTGCATCAGATTGATGTGCAACCACTGGATGTAAAAGTTGGCGATCGCTTGCTGTTATGTAGTGATGGTCTCACCGAAGAACTTGTCGAACAGAAGATTGCTAGCTGCCTCCAAGACAGTCCTTGGCTTGTTGATAAGGTCGCCATTTCTCTAGTTGAGGCTGCTAAGGAGCATGGAGGGCACGATAACATCACAGTTGTCATCGTCTCACTTGACTAA